The Sulfurimonas sp. genome includes a region encoding these proteins:
- the glmS gene encoding methylaspartate mutase subunit S has translation MKVVTGVVGNDIHVVANRLIELSLDARGYEVFNLGVNTYLEEFFDAAVETGADILLISSLNGEAEGWAREVKLLKSKYKTLDDLVMVIGGNLVVGTADADVIVPKYKNYGFDLVFHQVDLNTGLDTLEEFIKERQAS, from the coding sequence ATGAAAGTAGTAACAGGCGTAGTTGGAAACGACATCCATGTCGTTGCAAACAGACTTATAGAACTGTCTTTAGATGCGAGAGGTTATGAGGTGTTTAACTTAGGCGTAAACACATACCTTGAAGAGTTTTTTGATGCAGCGGTTGAAACTGGTGCAGATATACTTCTGATCTCATCACTTAACGGTGAGGCAGAGGGTTGGGCACGTGAAGTAAAACTTCTAAAATCAAAGTATAAAACATTAGATGATCTTGTAATGGTGATTGGTGGAAACTTGGTAGTTGGTACTGCAGATGCAGACGTAATAGTTCCAAAGTATAAAAACTACGGTTTTGATCTGGTATTTCACCAAGTAGATTTAAATACGGGACTTGATACTTTAGAAGAGTTCATAAAAGAGAGACAAGCATCATGA
- the pyk gene encoding pyruvate kinase, producing the protein MKKRTKIVATIGPACDSLENIIELIRAGVNVFRLNFSHGSHEHHKEILERIREAERQTGLIIGILQDISGPKIRVGHLERPFHLKENDIIEFVYEAIEGIHVSEGLYRASISEPKVLKLLNVGEYIYLYDGMIRTKVVETTDEKVCVQVENAGILSSKKGINFPNTTLGINIITDKDKKDIAWGIENGVDFMAISFVQSADDMKQVRNLIVGHKDNVQLFAKIEKFDAVENIDEILEYSDGIMVARGDLGIEIPFFEVPATQKMLIKKANEASKPVITATQMLLSMTEKERATRAEISDIANAVLDGTDAVMLSEESAVGHNPVLAVKTMVQTIQGAEKVYPFDKVKKFAIKDATDSINSAAVSLCKDVDAWGMVAITASGQSARKLSRYKPKRDIYAVSHSLKTSRFLTISWGVVPAFLVKEASLGQMMSEVMNQGIDRGVLQLDKSYILTAGDPVGVQGSTNIIRLLREREMMFFKELKLKDRP; encoded by the coding sequence ATGAAAAAAAGAACTAAAATTGTAGCTACAATAGGCCCTGCTTGTGATTCACTAGAAAACATTATAGAACTGATTCGTGCAGGTGTGAATGTATTTCGTTTAAATTTTTCACACGGATCACATGAACACCACAAAGAGATATTAGAGAGAATCCGCGAGGCTGAAAGGCAAACAGGCTTAATTATCGGCATACTGCAAGATATCAGTGGACCTAAAATAAGAGTAGGACATCTTGAGCGTCCTTTTCATCTCAAAGAAAACGACATTATAGAGTTTGTTTATGAAGCTATAGAGGGTATACATGTAAGTGAAGGCTTATACCGCGCATCTATCTCAGAGCCTAAAGTTCTAAAACTTTTAAATGTAGGTGAATACATATACCTATATGATGGGATGATAAGAACAAAAGTTGTAGAAACAACAGATGAAAAAGTATGTGTTCAAGTTGAAAATGCAGGGATACTTTCATCTAAAAAAGGTATAAACTTTCCAAACACTACTTTGGGAATAAACATCATAACAGACAAAGACAAAAAAGATATAGCATGGGGCATAGAGAACGGTGTAGACTTCATGGCCATATCTTTTGTTCAGTCTGCTGATGATATGAAACAGGTTAGAAACCTGATAGTAGGTCATAAAGATAATGTACAGCTATTTGCAAAGATAGAAAAGTTTGATGCAGTTGAGAATATAGACGAGATCTTAGAATACAGTGACGGTATAATGGTAGCTCGCGGTGACTTGGGGATCGAGATACCGTTTTTTGAAGTGCCTGCAACCCAAAAGATGCTGATCAAAAAAGCAAATGAAGCTTCAAAACCTGTTATTACAGCTACCCAAATGCTTCTTTCAATGACTGAAAAAGAAAGGGCAACTCGCGCTGAGATCAGCGACATTGCAAATGCGGTGCTGGATGGCACCGATGCTGTAATGTTAAGTGAGGAGAGTGCTGTAGGACACAATCCTGTATTAGCTGTTAAGACTATGGTTCAGACTATTCAAGGTGCTGAGAAAGTTTACCCTTTTGACAAGGTAAAAAAGTTTGCCATTAAAGATGCAACTGACAGTATAAACTCTGCTGCAGTTAGTCTGTGTAAAGATGTAGATGCATGGGGAATGGTAGCCATAACAGCATCAGGACAATCTGCCAGAAAACTCTCTCGTTATAAACCAAAACGTGATATATATGCTGTTTCTCACTCTTTGAAAACTTCAAGGTTCTTAACTATATCTTGGGGTGTTGTACCTGCATTTTTGGTAAAAGAAGCTTCACTTGGACAGATGATGAGTGAAGTTATGAATCAAGGGATTGACAGAGGAGTTCTGCAACTTGATAAAAGCTATATCTTAACAGCCGGTGATCCTGTAGGTGTTCAGGGATCAACCAACATAATAAGACTGCTTCGCGAACGCGAAATGATGTTCTTTAAAGAGCTTAAACTAAAGGACCGCCCGTAA
- the ruvX gene encoding Holliday junction resolvase RuvX, whose amino-acid sequence MKYLAIDLGLKRIGLAYSAHKDIVTPLPAIIRKNRNQASDEVKKAIKEWEVDAVVIGIPMGGSSEDEMRRRVAHFMSLVNFEGDVFYQDEASSSLEAEDLIKGEMKHLKDGRIDSISAMIILQRYLTSNK is encoded by the coding sequence TTGAAATATTTAGCTATTGACTTAGGTCTTAAAAGAATCGGACTTGCATATTCTGCTCACAAAGACATTGTAACTCCTCTTCCTGCGATCATTAGAAAAAACCGCAATCAAGCAAGTGATGAAGTAAAAAAAGCTATAAAAGAGTGGGAAGTAGATGCAGTTGTGATCGGCATTCCTATGGGTGGAAGTAGTGAAGATGAGATGCGTCGCCGTGTAGCGCATTTTATGAGTCTGGTAAATTTTGAAGGTGATGTCTTTTACCAAGATGAAGCTTCCTCATCACTTGAAGCAGAAGATCTGATCAAGGGTGAAATGAAGCACCTAAAAGATGGCCGTATAGATTCAATATCTGCAATGATAATACTGCAAAGGTATCTTACTAGTAACAAATAA
- a CDS encoding sensor histidine kinase has product MSVLKSLDIDLPQSEKKTLFRFLALYIFLTIVILGMSISLYYNLQKELASSQRTIKLNEYANNFISILEDLGADKTGQITYPKDEMFKTSLYANDYKLIYSTSADPKNSLTEISYTNNKIIRYITNPEKHYLNTQYVVIEIIDDKKWLDATVRNIIIYSSIFFSIMIVIGYFLLKLFLKPMRDALHLLDTFIKDTTHELNTPVSTIMTNIELIDKKSIKDNYLLKILNRIEIGTKTVSNIYDDLSFLILNNKIVSKNQDINLKQLIEQRVEYFLILANIKKIDIQTELSPEVTLNIDEKKISKLIDNILSNAIKYNKISGSIFITLKDHQLTIKDTGQGIKQENIDLMFDRYARFDNVAGGFGIGLNIVKMICDEYNLDVKITSEVDKYTQVCITW; this is encoded by the coding sequence TTGTCAGTATTAAAAAGCTTGGATATAGATTTACCACAAAGTGAAAAAAAGACACTTTTTAGATTTTTAGCTCTATATATTTTTCTTACCATTGTCATTTTAGGTATGAGCATATCACTATACTACAACCTTCAAAAAGAGCTGGCGAGCTCACAAAGAACGATCAAACTAAATGAGTATGCAAACAACTTCATCTCAATTTTGGAAGATCTAGGAGCAGATAAAACAGGACAAATAACTTACCCTAAAGATGAAATGTTCAAAACTTCTCTGTATGCGAATGACTACAAACTTATCTATTCCACATCAGCAGATCCAAAAAACTCTTTAACTGAGATCTCTTACACCAACAACAAGATCATACGCTACATTACAAATCCTGAGAAACATTATCTAAATACACAATATGTAGTTATTGAGATTATAGACGATAAAAAATGGCTAGATGCAACTGTAAGAAATATAATTATTTACAGCTCTATATTTTTTAGTATTATGATAGTGATCGGTTACTTTTTACTAAAACTTTTTCTAAAGCCTATGCGCGATGCACTTCATCTGCTAGATACTTTTATAAAAGACACTACACACGAGTTAAATACTCCAGTAAGTACGATCATGACAAACATTGAGCTGATCGACAAAAAGAGCATAAAAGACAACTACCTTTTAAAAATACTAAACCGCATAGAGATAGGTACTAAAACCGTGTCTAACATATATGACGATCTAAGTTTTTTAATTCTTAACAACAAAATAGTCTCAAAGAATCAAGATATAAATCTAAAACAACTAATAGAACAGAGAGTTGAATACTTCTTAATTTTAGCAAATATAAAAAAGATAGATATTCAAACAGAGCTAAGTCCAGAGGTGACATTAAACATAGATGAGAAAAAGATCTCAAAACTAATTGACAACATTCTCTCAAATGCTATTAAGTACAACAAAATAAGCGGATCTATTTTTATAACACTAAAGGATCATCAACTAACGATCAAAGATACGGGTCAAGGAATAAAGCAGGAAAATATTGATCTTATGTTTGATAGATATGCCAGATTTGATAATGTTGCAGGTGGATTTGGGATCGGTTTAAACATAGTTAAGATGATATGTGATGAATATAATCTAGATGTAAAAATAACTTCAGAAGTGGATAAATACACCCAAGTTTGTATAACCTGGTAA
- a CDS encoding cytochrome c, with the protein MKTLNKVLLGLALIGSMTSLAADGADIYKKCAGCHGVNAEKKALGKSQVIKGWEASKVITALKGYKDGTYGGAMKGLMKGQVAALNDADIEAVAKYIESKK; encoded by the coding sequence ATGAAAACACTTAACAAAGTTTTATTAGGACTAGCACTAATAGGTTCAATGACAAGTTTAGCTGCAGACGGTGCAGATATTTACAAAAAATGTGCCGGATGTCACGGAGTAAATGCAGAGAAAAAAGCTCTTGGTAAATCTCAAGTGATTAAAGGTTGGGAAGCTTCAAAAGTTATTACGGCTTTAAAAGGTTATAAAGACGGAACTTACGGCGGAGCTATGAAAGGTCTAATGAAAGGTCAGGTAGCTGCATTAAATGACGCAGATATTGAAGCTGTAGCAAAATACATAGAATCTAAAAAATAA
- the mnmE gene encoding tRNA uridine-5-carboxymethylaminomethyl(34) synthesis GTPase MnmE, with translation MTTTTTDTITAIATANGIGSIAIIRISGDEALSIAKKLTHKKDFKPRYATLTNVYNQDDELIDESVVIYFKAPFSFTAEDVIEIQCHGGFIVAQSILKAVLASGARLAEAGEFSKRAFFNGRIDLSEAEAIAQLIEAKSEDAAKILAKQMKGSLKEYIEEIRDEIIHILAYSEVSIDYAEEDLPEDLIEQIKTKLEGLKASLSKTLSASKSREGLMQGFRVAIVGKPNVGKSSLLNSLLAYERAIVSDIAGTTRDTVEEQLKIGSHLIRIVDTAGIREADDEIERIGIERSLAAIESSDIVVALFDNSREIDVEDESILKLIDEHSQNKKVIYVKNKIDLETKFPQDRVNFDLELNTKSGVEGLIELLENHMDTTNSSDEMMLISHRQISAVENTLQNIDDAFMPLEDQELEIFSFHLNEAVKEMASITRPFENDEMLDKMFGSFCLGK, from the coding sequence AATAACTGCCATAGCTACGGCAAACGGTATAGGCTCAATAGCCATCATCCGCATCAGCGGTGATGAAGCTTTGAGCATCGCTAAAAAACTTACACACAAAAAAGACTTTAAACCAAGATACGCAACACTTACAAATGTATATAATCAAGATGATGAATTAATAGATGAATCAGTTGTTATATATTTTAAAGCACCTTTTTCATTTACTGCAGAAGATGTTATCGAGATTCAGTGTCACGGCGGTTTTATAGTAGCTCAGTCTATTTTAAAAGCTGTATTAGCTAGCGGAGCAAGACTTGCAGAAGCAGGTGAGTTTTCAAAGCGAGCATTTTTTAACGGTCGAATCGATCTGAGTGAAGCAGAAGCTATAGCACAGCTGATCGAAGCAAAGAGTGAAGATGCGGCAAAGATACTGGCTAAACAGATGAAGGGCTCACTAAAAGAGTATATTGAAGAGATTCGTGATGAGATCATACATATACTTGCATACTCTGAAGTTAGCATTGACTATGCAGAGGAAGACTTGCCTGAAGATCTGATAGAGCAGATCAAAACTAAATTAGAAGGTTTAAAAGCTTCACTCTCAAAAACACTTAGTGCTAGTAAAAGCCGTGAGGGACTTATGCAAGGTTTCCGCGTGGCAATAGTGGGAAAACCAAATGTCGGTAAAAGTTCACTTTTAAATTCACTTCTTGCATATGAGCGTGCAATTGTAAGTGATATAGCAGGTACTACTCGCGATACTGTAGAAGAGCAGTTAAAAATAGGCTCACACTTAATCCGTATAGTAGATACGGCCGGAATTCGTGAAGCCGACGATGAGATAGAGAGAATCGGTATTGAGAGAAGTTTAGCAGCCATTGAGTCTAGTGACATTGTAGTAGCACTTTTTGATAACTCACGTGAGATAGACGTAGAAGATGAATCTATATTAAAACTTATCGATGAACACTCACAAAACAAAAAAGTTATCTATGTTAAAAACAAGATAGATCTAGAAACTAAGTTTCCACAAGATAGAGTGAATTTTGATCTAGAACTAAATACTAAAAGCGGTGTTGAAGGCTTGATAGAGCTTTTAGAGAATCATATGGATACTACAAACTCTTCTGATGAGATGATGCTTATTTCTCATCGTCAGATCTCTGCTGTTGAAAATACTCTACAAAATATAGATGACGCATTTATGCCACTTGAAGATCAAGAGCTTGAAATTTTCTCTTTTCATCTAAACGAAGCCGTAAAAGAGATGGCAAGTATCACTCGTCCTTTTGAGAATGATGAGATGCTTGATAAGATGTTCGGCTCTTTTTGCCTAGGAAAATAA
- a CDS encoding cytochrome C — protein MKNIAKIILTSVLLLSVGTTVVSADVAKGQKLYLKKLKGACGMNGAKMAAKHSQAEWEDVKSNLADEIKNICPKVKDGALKEKYLEHYFDFFYEYANDSGNVPSC, from the coding sequence ATGAAAAATATTGCAAAAATAATATTAACAAGTGTTCTTTTACTTTCAGTTGGGACAACTGTAGTATCAGCTGATGTTGCAAAAGGTCAAAAGCTTTATCTTAAAAAGTTAAAAGGTGCATGTGGAATGAACGGCGCGAAAATGGCTGCTAAACATTCTCAAGCAGAGTGGGAAGATGTTAAAAGTAACTTAGCGGACGAGATTAAAAATATCTGTCCAAAAGTAAAAGATGGTGCTTTAAAAGAGAAATATCTTGAACACTATTTTGATTTCTTTTACGAGTATGCAAATGATAGCGGAAATGTTCCTTCTTGTTAG
- a CDS encoding response regulator transcription factor: MKKKLLLLEDDIALNETVVDYFENLDYEIISVYNGNDALDAIYENNFDLLLLDVNVPDINGFEILKSIREQDNTTPAIFITSLNSMSDLESGYDSGCDDYIRKPFALKELKLRVESILKREFFHSSDTKIEIDQNIYYDTANDILNVDNQDVQLNNKDAKLLKLFLQNKDKLVTHETIYETLWEYGEDISETALRTYIKNLRKLLGKEKIVSIKKLGYRFTTK; this comes from the coding sequence ATGAAAAAGAAACTCCTGCTGCTTGAAGACGATATAGCTTTAAATGAAACCGTTGTTGATTACTTTGAGAACTTAGATTATGAGATCATAAGTGTATACAATGGAAACGATGCACTAGATGCAATCTACGAAAATAACTTTGATCTTCTTCTTTTAGATGTAAATGTTCCAGACATCAACGGCTTTGAGATCTTAAAAAGCATACGCGAGCAAGACAATACAACTCCTGCTATTTTTATAACTTCACTTAACTCCATGAGTGATCTTGAGAGCGGGTATGACAGCGGTTGCGATGATTACATACGAAAACCTTTTGCACTTAAAGAGTTAAAACTAAGAGTTGAGAGTATTTTAAAAAGGGAATTTTTCCACAGTAGTGACACAAAAATAGAGATAGATCAAAACATCTACTACGACACCGCAAACGATATTTTAAATGTTGACAATCAAGATGTACAACTAAACAACAAAGATGCAAAACTTTTAAAACTATTTTTACAAAACAAAGATAAACTTGTAACTCACGAGACTATCTACGAGACGCTTTGGGAATACGGTGAAGATATAAGCGAGACAGCTCTTCGTACCTACATAAAAAACTTACGAAAACTCTTGGGAAAGGAAAAAATTGTCAGTATTAAAAAGCTTGGATATAGATTTACCACAAAGTGA
- the rraA gene encoding ribonuclease E activity regulator RraA: protein MDFFTADICDEHFDKVITLNPDFKNYGGALKCKGEVITVKLDKNNSELVKLLRDEDGTGKVVVVDVREDYYAVVGENLMKFAHKNNYAGIIVNGYVRDTYQIKDIPVALYALGTCPHKYIPTTEGERDVRVTFGGASFETGVYVYADMDGIIVTGGPLV from the coding sequence ATGGACTTTTTTACAGCAGACATTTGTGACGAACATTTTGACAAAGTTATAACACTGAATCCGGATTTTAAAAACTATGGCGGTGCACTTAAATGTAAAGGTGAAGTTATAACGGTTAAACTAGATAAAAACAACTCTGAACTGGTAAAGCTTCTTCGTGATGAAGACGGAACAGGTAAAGTTGTAGTTGTAGATGTTAGAGAAGACTATTATGCCGTAGTTGGTGAAAACCTTATGAAATTTGCACATAAAAACAACTATGCAGGGATCATTGTTAACGGATACGTACGTGATACTTACCAAATTAAAGATATTCCTGTTGCACTTTATGCACTTGGGACATGCCCACACAAATACATACCTACAACCGAAGGTGAGCGTGATGTACGCGTAACATTCGGCGGTGCAAGTTTTGAAACTGGCGTTTACGTATATGCCGATATGGACGGCATAATAGTTACGGGCGGTCCTTTAGTTTAA